GTTCCACCCACGACTACCTCGGGATATGTGCCGCTCATAGACCCCTTTGTCAGGTCTTGGCATCTATAATTTCCATTCATTTGAGCATTTCCTTTATCCTTATACATAGGCATTGTAGAACTTCCAGTCGTCCAGTAACCTTTCTGACTTAATTCCTCTTCCCCCATGCATTTCTTTGTTATTATTAGGATATTATATGGGCCAGTTGCTTTACTATTCTTCGTCATTAATGATTACTTTTTTCCAGTTGCGGGTGTATGTCTATAGATCATGTAATTCCTAACATTTTCAGAGTTACAAAGATGCCCCTACATAACACTTATTCCTCCACTTCACTGAATAGCTTTGAGAAACGATTATTCCATCTCTCACtgattccccccccccctctcatttattagtatttttcttatttggattttatgtattttacttGGTTCAAATCCCTTGTCTTTTTTTCTCTTGCCTTGACTAGTTTATACATCTCTTTCCTCATCTTTTGTGCCAAGTCATTAGCAAAAATTTTCATAAGATTTTGACTTCACTTCATCAATTGCCTTCCATGCTTCTCTTTTTGGTAAAAATATCCCACTTTCAGTTTACTTCACTATCGCATGCATGCTATGTCTTGTAGCAATAGTTTTGATTCTATCTTGTATCCCCTTCATTCCATCACCAAGACtcttttatttgttgaatttttcCTTCAACTCTCCTGGAtccattttttatgtattttgaatGGTATTATCCATTTGAACCCACATTTGGTTAGCCTCTCATAGAATCCAATCTCTTCTACCATACactttttctttgaaaatagcTTTTTTTCACCATTTACATCCCACATCTGTTTTCTGATATatctaaaaatgaaatataGACAAACATAATCCTAatctattttaaatataaaacaaaccTGGTCTTCGTCCATTAAGACTCTTGCCATTACTTCttttttcccaaaatatatCTTCATGCCTTGGTCCCTATCAAATAAGATATGGGAAGATTACTGAACATCAATTTTCCCCATCTACTCTCTTTTATACTTCTGTAAATCTTCATTATAATCCATTTTGCACTGAGCCAATCTCTTGTCCCAAATTAACAGAAAAAAGGCATATCAACCTCCTTTTAGTTGGCATCAACGTGATTTCATAAACTAGATTGGCCGTTCAATAAATTAACATAGAATGTTTCCTCCTGCCATCCATATAAGCAATTCATACATAGCcagtgaataaataattaaatgaatacaAATGATACAGAATGCTTTAGATAATTAACAGTAACTAAAAGGTACCTTTGACATTTTACTGTCAGGAGGTTGGAAACTCATCTGAATTTGTTGTGGGGGAACTGAGCCAAAAGCAAGTGGTAGAGGTGAGTTCCCTTGTAACTGCTGAGTAGCATTTTGTTGTGGTGGAACTGAGCCAAGAGCAGGTGGTAGAGGTGAGTTCCCTTGAAACTGCTGAGTAGCATTTTGATGTGGTGGAACTGAGCCAAAAGCAGGATGTAGAGGTGAGTTCCCTTGAAACTGCTGAGTAGCATTTTGTTGTGGAGGAACCGAGCCAAAAGCAGGTAGTAGAGGTGAGTTCCCCTGTAACTGCCGAGTAACATTATGGGACTTGGTTGCATTCGCATCTACAGCTGGCATAACGAAATTTGGCTGCCCTTGGTTGCTTGGCTGCAGAAATGCATTACAATTCGTAACACCAAACCATGGATTTGCGAGAATAGTGGGATTTTGAGGAACCAAAGCCTGGGAAACTTGATTCGGGTACAGAGGCATATTGCATGGAACACCGTGGGGATAACTGGATATCGGCATTTGCATTAACTGATTGACGTTCTGCAGTTGGGTCAGCAAACCAAGTTGTCCGTTTAGAAAACCTGCATTTTGGCCTAAAAACTGAGGCAGGTTAAAAGGACTGTGAGCAAACTGGTTGGGCTGGAGCATTGGATTCATCACCAGTCCAACGTGAGATAGGTTGGTAAAGGGTACACCGTTTTGCTGCAGTTGTAGATTGGGATTATTTGGAGAAGCCATAGATACTGAAATTGGCCTGTTGGCGATGGGAAAAGGCCCGTTGCCCAGATGGCTGTTGTAATTATTATTGAAGGGATTTGATTTTTGAGGTTGTGTTTGTGTAGGATTCGGATTCCCTTGGAACTGGTTCGGTTGAATAACCTGTTCAAGTTagatgaaatgaaattaaaaagcCATATCAAAAGTTACTGCAGGAAGAACCACCTGTGACTCGTACATCACACACACGATGAATTTGTGAAACCTAAAgtactgatatatatatatatatagagagagagagagagacctgtcGAAAAGCTGAAGAATCAGTGGTTCCATGCTTATGGACCTGATCGGGACAGCAAGGGAGCGAATTGACCGGAGAAGGGCGAGGAGGATTCATAAATGATAATCTCTCAGACACATACGGAAGTCCAAAACTGGTGATTGCGGACGGACGATCACTGGCAAAGATGATTGCAGGCAGAGAGAACGAAGTTGTAGCAATGAAGATCGAAAGCGGTGCTAAATCTCCAACTCCCTAGGGTTTAAGAATGCCAGAACCAGTTTCAGTGTGGTTCTTCGAGTTTCCTTTCATTAAATAGTGCttgaattatctaaaataaaaaaacaattaaaattctggatatataataataaaaaacattaaaatatagcATAAgcctattttttctaattttattttatgaaaaataatgtgaTAGCCAGGGTAGAGTTAAAATGTGATTTGTTTTTGTTGGTACCTTCACACACAAAGTTGTCATTTAAGAGAAGATGAATGAAGAgataaaaacttaataaattgaattcttttatttttaaaattcttgagttttttttatacaaataaaatatttattataaatatatatgttatttgaaaagaatagcaatataaatacataaataatcataatattaacataatatatatagtggttcagtgttTCCAACATCTACGTCAATTTTCTTTAAGTTTAACCTAATACTTGAGATTCTATTGTAATCACACCTGAATTTTCTAACAAGTTCACATAATAAACTTTTACCCCACattgaaatttttcttttaattcactctataaattaatacttacaACGAGCTCTGTGATACTACTCACAATCCATAATTAATGCAAATAAACAATCCTATATCTAATAAATTGGACTAATATGGatataaatacaagaataaatattacaaaGTAAATACACAAGTGATATAATAATTaccaaaaagaataaaacttatttttctttgccTTAGGCTCCAAATGGTGTATCTTTAATACTTGGGGTTTGTATTGCTTTTCTATAGGGCTTCAAAGCTTGGTGTGCTTTAGAATGATAGATATTGATAATGCATTAACCTTCTATAAAAAACTcttattgatatatatacttgaggTTTCCAATGGATTTGTAACAGTTAGAAAAATCTGACCGTTGCAGTCTGGTAATTGATTGTTTTAACAAAAAGTCGACTCCGCGACATCCACAATTAGCTCCCAATTGACTAGCCAAAACCTGCTCTCAATTGCCTCGACTCTACATAACCTACAGTCAACTGTTCCTTACCGGGAATCGACTCTCAatccatatttttaaaaaaattgaaaatataatctATAACACATATTCATTACAACATATccacattttatttaatttatattttactttttatttactttaatacataaatataaataagaaattatcctcatttgaattcaatgcaaatatataaaaaattaaaatgcataacaataataaatatataattttaaatttagtacaaatttgggatttaacaATTTGACCACctaaaaaatacatacattatatttattaaaaaaattattaaaaataattttaacaacaatgaatattaggtATTAAAATAATGGGAtctagtttttcaaaatgaaaatattttcttacatGTTATCTTATAATGTCCTAATATTCCACTTAGAACGAATAACATTTATTGGtttattttgatacacaaaaatgttataatacttaaaatatgttttccaatataagatacataaaaaattcattaggagatttaaatatactaaaaataaatttattaaaattatgttttgttaaatattataatacacaataggttgattggaacAATTTGActcaataatttttgtataaacaaattaaaatataataattaaatttaaaatttaaaataataatatttattaagtaTCACACTATTTGTACTTAGGTTGTCTCCAACCGATTGCCATTTCCCTCAACGAGCCAATTTTGTAGAGAGGCCTTAATGCTTATTTACTCCAAAGATGTTTTCAATTGCCAAATTTCCTTGCCATGTTGATAGGCTAGAGATTTGCAATCGTTTCGCTAGATTTGGCGATAAAGTTTATTGTCGCAGCCCTCACAATCTCTCTCCACAACGGTTGTTGTTGCAGTCTTCACCATTGCACATTGGAACCAATTTGTTGTTGACTTTGGAGATAGATGATCTAGCCTAACGGACACAACGAATTAAAATGGGCTTGCTGTTGGAGAAGACAAAAAATCAATAGTGAAAGATGAATAGATGCAGAACATAAGATGATTAGACGACAATGATATAGAGggtttatgtatttgattattgattttgtgtatttgtTATGATGAATTCCGATTGCAAATTGATTTGATGGTTTGTacgattattgattttgtatatttgattattcataaattatgtatttattattatataattaatttgataataatttatttaaaaaatattagtaaaattattttaaaaatattaaatttgtatagtaataaaaattatatataatgtaaaataaattaaaattaaaaattattaacaaataaatgaaAGAGGGAGTAGAATAAGGATATGGTTGaagtaaatataatttgtaaattataaaaaatataaaattaattatttaatatttaaaatataatagagAACGTGGTGGGAGATAGGTTTATTGAAATTAgatgataattaaattttaataattaaatataattattatttaattaaaaatttatataataattttaaaagacaAATATTAATGCAAGCTTATAATATACTAATTATATGAGTGTGACAAGAACGAGTGtcaaaaaatgatttatgaaaaattaataatgaaattgcatttgtttttgatattttattaataatttaccatttgaaattaaaaaatttgttcTCGATGCGCGTAAGTCATTGGTTCCTTCATCAATCGCCGTGCAACAATTCTCTCGGCTCTGCAACAATCCATTATCGTTCTCGTTTGATCTCTGCTGTTCTGATCCGATCATGAGTTGCTAGCAAGAGCGTGACTAGAATGGCAGGGAGATGGCTACCGCCGGCGGAACTCACCGGAAGCGGCAGGCCGGTGCTGAGACCCGGGGAGGTAGAGTGCTGCCTCATCTCCTCCGTCGACATCGAGTGCGAAGAAAACCCTAACTTCCCTCATCACTTCAAATCCGGCCTCCTTATCCTCACCACTCACCGACTCATCTGGATTCCCACCTCCACGACTTCTGCGGCGGCGGCCTCCGCCATTCCTCTGGCTGCCGTGTCCCACAtcttctccaccaccaccagtaccaagaagaagaagtcgacCATGATCAAGGCCATGTTCTCCAGCCCCAGGGCTCGGTTCCAGGTCTCCGCCAACCCCCAAGGCGAGCTGGACGAGAGAGGGTCGACGTCCACGGTCATCACACTCGTTTTCAGGGGCAAGTCCGCCGATTCCGATTCCTTTTTGGCTAAATTTTTGGAGGCTTGGAAGGGCCGGGCCTGGCAGGAGGAAAGCTCGACCTCAACCTCAAGGAGTCCAAGTGATGGTCCCGGAGGAGGAAGTGTAGGACTGAGGATGCCCGTGGTTGGGGTTTCAGGGATACTGAGGAAGGAACAGGAGGTTTGGGAGACTACAGATAAGAGCTTGCAAGAAGCTTTTCAGGACTTGAACGCTCTCATGGTATGTATCCCTCCTCCACATCCATTGTTACCTATTCTATGCGGCTTAATACTTGTTGAGTTGAAATGAAGAGTTTGTATGATGCTAAAATGGATTGAAAAAGGTACTAGTTGGAGCAAAGGCCTGGGTATTTTTGCGACAATAAGGGTGACGTACCCACACTTTCACCAAATGGCAAATGCCCATATGCATTGTTCTCATATTGAGAAAATTTAGAGTGGGaaagtgttgaatttttttatcaagaatAGGTTTTTATTGGCCTCAATTGGATGGTAATTTCCATGAGGAATCCTTTGTTTTCTATGGAGAGAGTTTTGGCATCTGGATTCCTTTACTGGGATGAGACTGTTGCCTGAACTGGATTCTAATGGCTTTCTTCCAAAAATTTGGTGATGTATTTGTTGAGGATGGAGGTTGGGGAGTGTCATGTTCCTAATAACTAAGGGAGGGATACATTATCGGGTAGAAGGAATGGGCCGATGAAAGATCATTCTTCTAGAAGGATGTTAGATagttgcaatattttgaaagctgTAACTTTGAAAAGTGCCCTTTTGGCGCCAAAAGCTGGCTACAATCAGTATATAATTATTGATTGCCTTCAGTATATAATTATTGATTGCCTTCAGTgtaagaggaagaaaagaaattaatcaaaaacttttgatttatctctcaatctctcctctctctctcggatTTCCCTCCTATCTTTCTGTCTTTCCTCTCCCTTAgaaattcttctcattttcttctaatttcttaatTGGATTCTCACTAATTCAGTGAGAACTTCCTGTCAGATTCAAGGAtatgacattttggtatcagagcaagtccTAGGCCGGCAATCTCGCAAGAATCTTCCTTCCAATGGTAGAAGGCACcaaaatgaagcaaatggagttGCAACCACAGCAGGTGGTTGCAACGATGGCAGAACGTTAGAATTGGATGGAATCCATGGAGGGAGCCATAGAATCAAGGGTGGAAAAGAAGCTGGATAGTGCAGTTGGAAGGTTGAAGAATGATATTGAAAGCTAGATGAGGGAACAAAATAACCAAATGCAAGAACAAATGCAACAGTTCATGTTAATGTTTGCAAGACAAAACCAGGTAAGTCTCTCTCCCGAATTCCCTCATAGGGAGAGATCGGAACCAATATTAACTGGAAGTGGGGCGATTTAGGGTCCTACTGGGACTTTTGAAACTAAAGAAGAACCAGCTGGTCGGGAAACTTTTGAAGGAAGAAGACAAGGGGTGCAGATTGCCCAATTCCAATTGTGCATGCCCCTACCTAAAATGGAAATCCTAGTATTTGATGAACAAAAACCTAGGAGGTGGGTGAGAAGGTGCGAGAGAATGTTTAATGTGTATAACATTTTGAAACATCAAAAGGTCACATTGGCCTTTGCTTACCTTAATGACGTAAGAGACGCCTAATTTCAAGGTTGGATTCGAGACATGGATGGTTGTCAATGGACAAAATTTGCATAAAACCTATGCAAAAGATTTGGAGACAAAGGTTTGATGGATGTTGTCAAAGAATTTAACGAGCTGAAACAGGAGGAATCGGTGTGGGTGTATCAGTCAAATTTTAAGGaattaaaatcatttatgttaaacCTTAACCCTCATCTAACTAAAGCATatgttatgattaggagctcttaaAAACCAATTCAAGACTTAGATTTTGCCAATCTCTCTTCACTCCTCACCCGGAAATCAAACCACAACAGAATAGAGATAacaaataatgaaaaacaacaaagaaacgAAAGTAaagaacaatcaaaccaatcacGAGGCACAGAATTATCTTGGTTCGGACTGCAAAgtgcaatcctacatccagccttctctTTGAGACAAATCCACTAAAAACCGAGAGTGATTACAGCAGTACAACTGTCCCCTATTCCCTCATGTTACAGCACTCCCAAGTACAatgaaaataaccaaagagaTTTTCACCAGATCGCTCCAAGGATCACTTTTCTCACAATCTTGATCTCTTCTTTCCCACAGCACTCAGCGCACAAGAGGATGACCGGTAGTCttacaaacaagaaaaactgaGAACTCTGTCTGTATTTGCtatcccttgccctctatttataatagtgggtggatatcctaatgaatattattagatatttacagtttaacccccaaactataactaattacagtttgggtTACAACTTCTATCTAAAATCTTCAAAAGGAACTCTAGCGAACTgccatcattttcttcttataccatataGTCGAGACAACCTTTAACAGCATACTTCGTCTCAAGCTTCATTAGCAGCTTGAGCGAATAATTGAGGACCACGGTCAAAATGTCGAGGCCAAGAACTGTAAAGGAAGCAATAGAAAATGTTGGGTTATAGGAAATGACAGTCGAGGCTTTAATAAAGAAACAACGACTGCAAGCAAAAGGGATAAGTTCAGGGGCCTTCCAGCAAGGAAACAAGGGATATGGCAAGGAGGAAATCAAATTCAGCCGGGAGTTGAAGGGGTTGACAACAACATCCACTAATAATCCGGCTCAAGCACAAGGAGGAAGGACTATGGAACAAAGGAGGCAGGCAAGGCAGTGTTTTCATCGTGGAGACAAATACACTCCTAGGCATCAATGTAGAAAGCAACTACTTtggctagaagaagaagaaatagtagtagaagaggaagaggagtcAATGGTTAACCCTGCACCCAGATAGCAACGCGTGGGAATACTTGTCGAACTTGCCCTAACAGTTTCCTCAAGCTACCCAACTTCTCTACATTTCCAgaggacaagaaattttttagggggggggggggggggaattgtcatgttcCTAATAACTAAGGGGGGATACATTATTGGGTAGAAGGAATGGGCAAATGAAAGGTCATTCTTCTAGAAGGAAGTTAGTTagttgcaatattttgaaagttgTAACTTTGAAATGTGGCGGCCCTTTTGGTGCCAAAAGCTAGCTACAATCATTATATAATTACTGATTGCCTTCAGcataagaggaagaaaagaaattaattaaaaacttctGATTtacctctccctctctctctctctctctctctctctcggatttCCCTCCTATCTTTTTTCTTCCCTCTCCCTCTgaaattcttctcatttccttctGATTTCTTAATCAGATTCTCACCAATTCAGTGAGAATTCAAGGATCTGACAGGGAGGAAGGTTAAACTGTTAAAGTAATGTTGAAAATTCATTTACGGCACTATGTTAAAAACACTAAAGAGACCCTCTGAGATCTTCAAAGTTCTAGGCCTACCTGATTAGAATCTTTTTGCCAAGTTGACCTGTCTATTATGCTGCCATTCATTGGCTCTTCTCTAGTAGAGAAGATGCTTGAAAGATTGGAGAGAAAGACTTTGTTCAGGAAGGACCATACCTTAGCAATAAATTTTTCTAGACTGCTCCAGCAAGGTGATTAATCTCATCATCAGTTGCCCTCGCATTTTTAGTGTAAGGGAAGTAAAAGATGCAATCATTATCCTTTGAAATTCCCAGTGACTCATGGAAAGCAGGTGTTAACTGAATCTCTGTCCAAATGGCACCCCAAATTGCTGAAAAGAAAGCTGTAATGGAATAATGCAGATCTGGAGCTGCACTGCGCTCATATTATTAGAGCCATTGAAACTGTCTCTGTGAAGAAAGGCTATCTAACCAGATTGAGTTATTGGGTGGCTCCAAGTCTAATCTATCAGGCAACTATATTTCCACCTCtctttctttataaaatttgttGTGGAAACCCAGAACTCCATATCCATACCCTTTTCTAACAAAGTCTTTCTTGTGCACCCTCAGTTGCTAATACAGTGGCTTCTCcagtgtgcattagacatgccATGAAAGAACTTGGTTTTCTTGTCATCTTCTGAGCCAAAAATGGCATGCCTTTTTTGTCTCTTTCAGAGATTAAAATTGGTTGTTCCTtctttcctttgatttttccaTGCTCCCATACATGTGGAGTTTCACCATAAGTTTATCCCTCGTCTACCTGCACAAGCCAGTGACTGTTGTAAGAGGGGTGGGCATCCAGCCCCTGCCAATTTTTAAATATGCACCCATTTAGGAACATATGCAAAAGGGTAGAAAAAGAAGACAACTGGTAACTAGTAACTACCAAATCCAATACCTTTGGTTTTTTCGTGTGATGCCATCTGTCAATGATGGGTCAGTTGGTCTCATCTTCGTGCTGCCTCATGCATTGGAATGccatttttttataacattacCCTTCCTTGTTGTTCTTGATATTGTGAGCATCTTCCAAAAGCCTTGCTACTTTTAAGTCCAGCCTACCAAAAAACACCtgcatatttttcttattcaaGTAACCTTTGGGTAGTGTCTGGTTTCTAGCTAAAGAGAAGCTTGGACTCCCTTCCATCACATGTGCCTTCCACCAACCCTTGGCTGTCATTAGAAAGCGAACTACTTGCACAACATGTTTTCAATGTGGAAACATGCTTGATGCTTGAGCCCCTAGAGCCCCTTGGATCCAAAGCTATGTGAGGAGCTAAGACTGATTATTTGCCAGAacattttcctttcattttgtgGAGATGGGGAATTGTCGTTCCCAGACAATGAGGTTACAGAAATAGGCTTGCGCTTCACTTACATGTGTCTGCCATGTTATTTGTTGACTACTATATTTAGTAATAGATGTTACTGGTTTTTACAGAGTAAGGCTAAAGAGATGGTTATGCTAGCTGAGAAGATGAGGCAGAAACTTTTGTCAGGTTCAAACAATCAATCTGGGGCAGCAAATGATGAGGAGATGGGTTCCAAGGAAGAGATGCAAGATTGGTTGTTGAGTGTTGGTATTGCATCCCCAGTTACAAAAGAATCTGCTGGTGCATTGTATCACCAACAGTTGTCCCGTCAGGTACTCTTCTAATTTTGTGTCATGCATTCTATCATTAGCTAAAGGTTTTATTAGAATGCATGAAACACTATTCACAAACAGGCCTTGATCCTTTTAGAGAGGCAATGGTGCAGTTGGAATTTCAATATTTTGGAACTTAAATGGTTTGATGTAGGCCCCTCCCAACTTCAATATTTGTCTCACAGTTATTGATGGATgcaaccttttcttttttattgtagTGATTCTTTCATATCATTAATTGAATTTCTTGTTGTCTTGTAATgaaagttatattattttaatattgttgTGACAttagacaaatcaaaagtattGCAGGAAATGCTTATCAACTGAATTGTGCAAAGACTTGTCCCCTGAAGTTGACCTAAACAAATGCAGTTGAAAACTCAATTACATAGAtctcaaatt
This window of the Diospyros lotus cultivar Yz01 chromosome 5, ASM1463336v1, whole genome shotgun sequence genome carries:
- the LOC127801281 gene encoding vacuolar protein sorting-associated protein 36, with amino-acid sequence MAGRWLPPAELTGSGRPVLRPGEVECCLISSVDIECEENPNFPHHFKSGLLILTTHRLIWIPTSTTSAAAASAIPLAAVSHIFSTTTSTKKKKSTMIKAMFSSPRARFQVSANPQGELDERGSTSTVITLVFRGKSADSDSFLAKFLEAWKGRAWQEESSTSTSRSPSDGPGGGSVGLRMPVVGVSGILRKEQEVWETTDKSLQEAFQDLNALMSKAKEMVMLAEKMRQKLLSGSNNQSGAANDEEMGSKEEMQDWLLSVGIASPVTKESAGALYHQQLSRQLADFVRIPLERAGGMINLIDIYCLFNRARGTELISPEDLMQACTLWEKFDVPVMVRKFDSGVIVIQSKSRSDEEVFSRIKSLVLKPDAIRTGISASDAAITLGIAPAMAKEHLLAAESKGLLCRDVSAEGFRFYVNLFQEISLDDIYLVRDHGTYSSWVRAAFAH